The proteins below come from a single uncultured Carboxylicivirga sp. genomic window:
- a CDS encoding insulinase family protein, with amino-acid sequence MKKVICLALHLVVLLNLYAEKAPDALILKTYKLKNGLTVYLNHDATANSVMGMVVVKGGSKRDPADATGIAHYFEHIMFKGTTQLGTTDYPAEKVYLDSIAAQYELLGQTKDDKKRLEIQLKINDLSVKASEYAIPNEFDKLIKKIGGDHLNAFTSQNQIAYMNSFPANEMEKWLDIYSQRFQEPVFRLFQSELETIYEEKNMYADDMTTPLFEDFMKELFAGTPYGDQTTLGTAEHLKNPSLKKMEEYYHTYYVPNNMALILCGNFDEQTTPELIEQKFGVLESKPLPEQKKFELTPFKGRVQSKHRLLPIRVGLIGFHTVPVNHPDYNALEVCQSVLSNYSTGLLDQLVDDNKLMAAEIESMSYDDLGSSMLLYVPKLVGQSLSNAEKLVMAQIDSVKAGHFNDSLLKAVKLEMIRRNQQRLEDSRYRAYYIGDVFVNGENWDDKVFYADKIDAITKEDVVAVANKYFGDNYLVFQSRMGFPKKDKVKKPPYKPVKPSNTEKHSEYFDQIANMPSLPSEPHFITEGEDFVKGKLNDEVEYYYVNNPINKVFSLRFSYNVGTIEEGKLSMMSYALGYCGAKDISYTDFKKKMQELGSDYYFYANDNKLTAYVTGLETNVTETMKLMNQLLSNPVLDEKQKDRMVKEMKVEKKFDRKDVSYQSDALKDYALYGLKSPELLDPSLKEVKKTEVDEIISMLNKVLKRSMDLHYVGTIGEDQFVKQAKENLSCLNHLEGKSEFLARKINTNNENVIYFLNNKKAVQSHINITIVGEDNKLENTVPVRLFNSYFGGDMSSIVFQEIREYRSLAYGARGSFRLPFDRTQPGYFTGWMTTQADKTNEAVDTYIGLINDMPQYPNRMDDVKSNLIMSVNNNRPSFRYISNSASYWKYLNTNTDPQKDLVKGYESASFDDVEKLYEHEIKGRKMIINIVGDKRKINLDELRKIGKVIEVKTSDIFN; translated from the coding sequence ATGAAAAAAGTTATATGTTTGGCACTTCACTTGGTTGTGCTGCTAAATTTGTATGCCGAAAAAGCACCAGATGCTCTAATACTGAAAACTTACAAATTAAAAAATGGATTAACAGTATACTTGAATCACGATGCTACAGCAAATTCAGTTATGGGAATGGTTGTAGTTAAAGGAGGAAGTAAGCGCGATCCGGCAGATGCCACTGGTATTGCTCACTATTTCGAGCACATCATGTTTAAAGGTACTACGCAATTGGGTACTACCGATTATCCTGCAGAAAAAGTTTATTTAGATAGTATAGCCGCTCAATATGAGTTGTTAGGCCAAACAAAAGATGATAAAAAACGATTGGAAATCCAGTTGAAGATTAATGATTTATCGGTAAAAGCCTCGGAATATGCTATCCCTAATGAATTTGATAAGCTGATTAAGAAAATAGGTGGAGATCATTTAAATGCCTTTACTTCACAGAATCAGATTGCATACATGAATAGTTTCCCTGCAAACGAAATGGAAAAATGGCTTGATATATATAGCCAGCGTTTTCAGGAGCCAGTGTTTCGTTTGTTTCAGTCGGAGTTGGAAACTATTTACGAGGAAAAGAATATGTATGCCGATGACATGACAACTCCACTTTTCGAGGATTTTATGAAAGAATTATTTGCTGGTACTCCATATGGGGATCAAACAACTTTAGGTACAGCTGAACATTTAAAAAATCCATCATTAAAGAAGATGGAAGAATACTATCATACCTATTATGTGCCCAACAATATGGCTTTGATCTTATGTGGTAATTTCGACGAGCAAACAACACCCGAGTTAATTGAACAGAAATTTGGAGTATTAGAATCTAAACCCTTACCAGAACAGAAGAAGTTTGAATTAACCCCATTTAAGGGACGAGTGCAAAGTAAACATCGACTGTTACCTATACGGGTGGGGTTAATAGGTTTTCATACGGTTCCGGTTAATCATCCTGATTATAATGCCTTGGAAGTTTGCCAGAGTGTACTTTCTAATTATTCTACTGGTTTGTTAGATCAATTGGTTGATGATAATAAGTTGATGGCTGCAGAAATTGAGTCGATGTCGTATGATGATTTAGGAAGTAGTATGCTTCTGTATGTACCTAAATTAGTTGGCCAATCATTATCAAACGCAGAGAAATTAGTGATGGCTCAGATAGATAGTGTGAAAGCAGGACACTTTAATGATTCGTTGCTAAAGGCTGTAAAGCTTGAAATGATTAGAAGAAATCAGCAAAGATTGGAAGATTCGCGCTATAGAGCTTATTACATTGGTGATGTTTTTGTGAATGGTGAAAACTGGGATGACAAAGTTTTTTATGCTGATAAGATCGATGCCATAACAAAAGAAGATGTGGTTGCTGTGGCGAATAAGTACTTTGGCGATAACTATTTGGTATTTCAATCGCGTATGGGGTTTCCTAAAAAAGATAAGGTGAAAAAGCCCCCTTATAAGCCTGTTAAACCTTCTAATACCGAAAAACATTCAGAGTACTTTGATCAGATTGCTAATATGCCAAGCCTTCCTTCCGAACCCCATTTTATTACTGAAGGAGAAGATTTTGTAAAAGGAAAGTTAAATGATGAGGTTGAATATTACTATGTAAATAACCCTATTAATAAGGTATTTTCGCTACGTTTCTCTTATAATGTCGGAACCATTGAAGAGGGCAAATTATCTATGATGTCGTATGCATTGGGTTATTGTGGCGCAAAAGATATTAGTTATACCGACTTTAAAAAGAAAATGCAGGAGCTCGGTTCTGATTACTACTTTTATGCCAACGACAATAAGTTAACTGCTTATGTTACCGGATTAGAAACGAATGTTACCGAAACCATGAAGCTGATGAATCAGCTTTTATCAAATCCTGTTTTAGATGAAAAGCAAAAAGATAGAATGGTGAAGGAAATGAAGGTTGAGAAAAAATTTGACCGTAAAGATGTTTCTTATCAGTCTGATGCTTTGAAAGACTATGCTTTGTACGGTCTTAAATCGCCGGAATTACTAGATCCAAGTCTTAAGGAAGTAAAGAAAACAGAGGTGGATGAAATAATAAGTATGCTGAATAAGGTATTAAAACGAAGTATGGATCTGCATTATGTCGGAACTATTGGTGAAGATCAGTTTGTGAAACAAGCCAAAGAGAATTTAAGCTGTTTAAATCATCTTGAAGGTAAATCTGAATTTTTGGCTCGTAAAATCAATACCAACAACGAGAATGTGATTTACTTTTTAAATAATAAAAAGGCAGTACAATCTCATATTAATATAACAATTGTAGGAGAGGATAATAAATTGGAAAATACTGTTCCGGTAAGGCTTTTCAATAGTTATTTTGGAGGAGATATGAGTTCAATAGTATTTCAGGAAATTAGAGAGTATCGATCGTTGGCTTATGGAGCAAGAGGAAGTTTTCGTTTACCTTTCGACAGAACTCAGCCTGGGTATTTTACCGGATGGATGACTACACAAGCCGATAAAACTAACGAAGCCGTCGATACTTATATTGGACTTATCAACGATATGCCACAATATCCAAATCGTATGGATGATGTAAAAAGCAATCTTATAATGAGTGTCAACAATAATCGCCCATCGTTCCGTTATATTTCAAATAGTGCTTCGTATTGGAAATATTTAAATACCAATACCGATCCTCAAAAAGATTTGGTGAAAGGGTATGAATCAGCCTCGTTTGATGATGTTGAGAAACTTTACGAACACGAGATTAAAGGTCGTAAGATGATCATCAATATTGTTGGTGATAAACGTAAAATTAATTTAGACGAGTTAAGAAAAATAGGTAAAGTAATTGAAGTTAAAACATCTGATATTTTCAATTAG
- a CDS encoding methionine-R-sulfoxide reductase translates to MKKTIYSILLSIITILIYSSNTMAQQDSSKIKFNPLTLEEQRVIIHKGTELPYTGKYTDNKEKGTYVCKQCNAPLYKSGDKFDSHCGWPSFDNEIEGAVTRIPDADGRRTEIICSTCKGHLGHVFLGEGFTPKNTRHCVNSISLLFIPDEK, encoded by the coding sequence ATGAAGAAAACCATATACAGCATCTTATTATCAATTATAACGATATTAATATATTCGTCGAACACCATGGCACAACAAGATAGTAGTAAAATAAAATTCAACCCGTTAACTCTGGAAGAGCAACGAGTTATTATTCATAAAGGAACAGAATTACCCTATACAGGTAAGTATACCGATAATAAAGAAAAAGGAACATACGTGTGTAAGCAATGTAATGCACCTTTATATAAATCGGGTGATAAATTTGACTCGCATTGCGGATGGCCGAGTTTTGACAATGAAATTGAGGGAGCTGTTACTCGTATACCTGATGCGGATGGCAGACGAACTGAAATAATATGCTCAACCTGCAAAGGTCATTTAGGACACGTTTTTTTAGGAGAAGGTTTTACTCCCAAAAATACACGGCATTGCGTTAACTCAATTTCGTTATTGTTTATACCGGATGAGAAATAA
- a CDS encoding electron transfer flavoprotein subunit beta/FixA family protein produces the protein MGLNVIVLAKQVPDTRNVGKDAMKADGTVNRAALPAIFNPEDLNALEQALRLKDRYPGTTITILTMGPGRAADIIREGIYRGADNGYLLTDRAFAGSDTLATSYALSCALKKMKKIDLIIAGRQAIDGDTAQVGPQVAEKLGLPQVTYAEEIISAESSKITIKRRLERGVETVEMPLPGVITVNASAPECRPRNAKLLMKFKHARTITERQNEAEDYIDLTADRPYLNIEEWSVNDIETDMNWLGLSGSPTKVKKIENVVFQAKEAKRLTPADEEMDELMKELIANHTIG, from the coding sequence ATGGGATTAAATGTAATTGTCCTTGCCAAGCAAGTGCCCGACACCCGTAATGTAGGCAAAGATGCCATGAAAGCAGACGGGACAGTCAATCGTGCAGCTTTGCCGGCGATATTCAATCCTGAGGACTTAAATGCACTGGAGCAAGCCCTCCGATTGAAAGATAGGTACCCTGGTACTACTATCACTATTTTAACAATGGGACCAGGTAGAGCTGCCGATATTATTCGCGAAGGCATATACCGTGGAGCCGATAATGGTTACTTACTTACCGACCGCGCTTTTGCCGGTTCCGATACATTAGCAACTTCTTATGCATTATCTTGTGCCCTGAAGAAAATGAAGAAGATTGACCTGATTATTGCAGGTCGTCAGGCGATTGATGGCGATACCGCACAAGTTGGCCCTCAGGTAGCCGAGAAGTTAGGATTACCTCAAGTAACATATGCCGAAGAAATTATTTCGGCCGAATCATCAAAAATTACCATTAAACGCAGATTAGAACGTGGTGTTGAAACTGTTGAAATGCCTTTGCCGGGTGTAATTACAGTTAATGCCAGCGCTCCGGAATGTCGTCCGCGCAATGCTAAATTGCTGATGAAGTTTAAACATGCACGCACTATAACCGAGCGTCAGAACGAAGCAGAGGATTATATTGATTTAACTGCCGATCGTCCGTATCTGAATATTGAGGAGTGGAGTGTTAATGATATCGAAACCGATATGAACTGGTTAGGTTTATCAGGTTCGCCTACCAAGGTGAAAAAAATTGAAAACGTCGTATTTCAGGCCAAAGAAGCCAAGCGCTTAACTCCGGCCGATGAAGAAATGGATGAATTAATGAAAGAACTTATTGCTAACCATACAATCGGATAA
- a CDS encoding electron transfer flavoprotein subunit alpha/FixB family protein, translating to MNNVFVICEVDEGKIADVSLELMTKGRSLANQLNCKLEALVLGANLKGIEKELYPYGADVVHIGDDERLDPYTTLPHTSVIVDLFKKEEPQIALLGASTFGRDLGPRVSSALQSGLTADCTSLEIGPHEDKKAGKNYENLLYQIRPAFGGNIVATIINPDCRPQMATVREGVMKKEIYDATYKGKVNKIEVDKILKPEDTVVKVLERHMEKSKVNIKNSSIIVAGGYGVGSKENFNLLFELAEVLGAEVGASRAAVDAGFAEHERQIGQTGVTVRPKLYIACGISGQIQHTAGMEESSMIIAINNDPNAPINKIADYAITGDVGEVVPKLIKFYKQNTK from the coding sequence ATGAACAACGTATTTGTTATTTGCGAAGTAGATGAGGGAAAGATTGCCGATGTTAGTCTTGAGTTGATGACCAAAGGACGTTCTCTTGCCAATCAGTTAAATTGTAAGCTCGAAGCATTGGTGCTGGGAGCAAACCTTAAAGGGATAGAAAAAGAGTTGTATCCGTACGGAGCTGATGTGGTTCACATTGGTGATGATGAAAGATTGGATCCTTATACTACTCTTCCTCATACTTCAGTAATAGTTGATTTATTTAAAAAAGAAGAACCTCAGATTGCCTTATTGGGTGCTTCTACTTTTGGACGCGATTTAGGTCCACGTGTTTCGTCGGCCTTGCAGAGTGGTTTAACAGCCGACTGTACTTCATTGGAAATTGGCCCTCACGAAGATAAAAAAGCGGGTAAAAATTACGAGAATCTGTTGTATCAGATTCGTCCTGCTTTTGGTGGAAACATTGTAGCCACCATTATCAACCCCGATTGTCGCCCTCAGATGGCTACCGTTCGCGAAGGGGTGATGAAAAAAGAAATTTACGATGCCACTTATAAAGGCAAAGTAAATAAGATTGAAGTGGATAAAATTCTGAAACCCGAAGATACAGTGGTGAAGGTATTGGAACGCCACATGGAAAAATCAAAGGTCAATATCAAAAACTCATCTATTATTGTAGCTGGTGGTTACGGTGTGGGTTCGAAAGAAAACTTTAATCTATTGTTTGAACTGGCTGAGGTATTGGGTGCCGAAGTAGGAGCTTCGCGTGCTGCTGTTGATGCAGGTTTTGCCGAACACGAACGTCAGATTGGACAAACAGGTGTTACCGTTCGTCCAAAACTATATATTGCATGCGGTATTTCAGGACAGATCCAGCATACGGCTGGTATGGAAGAGTCATCAATGATCATTGCCATTAATAATGATCCGAATGCGCCCATCAATAAAATTGCCGACTACGCTATTACTGGCGATGTAGGCGAGGTGGTGCCTAAGCTGATTAAGTTCTATAAGCAGAACACGAAATAG
- a CDS encoding acyl-CoA dehydrogenase family protein, producing MANFFTDNQDLKFHLTHPLMKKIVALKERNFADKDKFDYAPMDFEDAMDSYEKVLEIVGEICGDIVAPNAESVDQEGPKIVNNEVVYARGTQENLDALVKAGLMGITLPRKYEGLNFPIVPYIMAADIVSRADAGFVNIWGLQDCAETINEFADEDQKERFLTRASRGETMAMDLTEPDAGSDLQAVELKATEKDGKWYLNGVKRFITNGDGHIALVLARSEEGTHDGRGLSMFIYDRNHKAVIVRRLENKMGIKGSPTCELVFKDAPAELVGSRKMGLIKYVMALMNGARLGIGAQSVGVSESAYREALAYAHERQQFGKPIIHFPAVYEMLAVMKAKLDASRTLLYETSRYVDVYKTYMHIAEERKLEPDERKEMKRYQKLADYFTPLLKGISSEYSNQLAYDAVQIHGGSGFMKDYPVERIYRDARITSIYEGTTQLQVVAAIRGVTTGGYLDRIREFEMMELKPELHSYRRTLIGMTDEYERAVKAVTDVKDNEYVDFHARRLVEMAGNIVMGYLLVLDTQRDDKFRISTDIIIKRGKADNHSKAGFIFNSSIDDLGFYKQN from the coding sequence ATGGCAAATTTTTTCACAGATAATCAGGACTTAAAATTCCACCTGACGCATCCTTTGATGAAGAAGATTGTGGCTTTGAAAGAGCGCAATTTTGCTGATAAAGATAAATTCGATTATGCTCCCATGGATTTTGAAGATGCCATGGATAGCTACGAAAAAGTATTGGAAATTGTAGGGGAGATTTGTGGTGATATTGTGGCACCTAATGCTGAGAGTGTCGATCAGGAAGGACCAAAGATTGTTAATAACGAAGTGGTTTATGCCAGAGGTACGCAAGAAAATCTTGATGCTTTGGTAAAAGCCGGTTTAATGGGTATTACACTTCCTCGCAAATATGAGGGATTAAATTTTCCGATCGTTCCTTATATTATGGCGGCCGATATTGTATCGCGTGCCGATGCCGGATTTGTTAATATATGGGGATTGCAGGATTGTGCCGAAACAATCAACGAATTCGCTGATGAGGATCAAAAAGAGCGTTTTTTAACTCGAGCTTCGCGTGGCGAGACTATGGCGATGGATTTAACGGAGCCGGATGCAGGGTCGGACTTGCAGGCGGTGGAGTTAAAAGCTACCGAAAAAGACGGTAAGTGGTATCTGAACGGAGTGAAGCGTTTTATTACCAATGGTGATGGACATATTGCGTTGGTATTGGCCCGCTCCGAAGAAGGAACTCACGATGGCCGTGGTTTGTCGATGTTTATTTACGATCGTAACCATAAGGCTGTAATTGTTCGTCGTTTAGAGAATAAAATGGGTATTAAAGGATCGCCTACTTGTGAGTTGGTTTTTAAAGATGCCCCAGCTGAGTTGGTAGGATCGCGTAAAATGGGACTGATCAAATATGTAATGGCTCTTATGAACGGCGCTCGATTAGGTATTGGAGCTCAATCGGTAGGAGTATCAGAATCTGCTTATCGCGAAGCGTTGGCTTATGCTCACGAGCGTCAGCAGTTTGGTAAACCAATCATTCACTTTCCAGCTGTGTACGAAATGTTGGCTGTGATGAAAGCTAAACTGGATGCTTCTCGTACATTACTATACGAAACATCGCGTTATGTTGATGTGTACAAAACATATATGCATATTGCCGAAGAGCGTAAGCTTGAGCCCGACGAACGTAAGGAGATGAAACGTTACCAAAAGTTGGCTGATTATTTTACACCTCTGTTAAAAGGTATTTCGAGCGAATATAGTAACCAATTGGCCTACGATGCTGTTCAAATTCATGGTGGATCGGGATTTATGAAGGATTACCCGGTTGAGCGTATCTATCGCGATGCACGTATTACTTCTATTTACGAAGGAACCACACAATTACAAGTGGTAGCTGCTATCCGTGGTGTTACAACAGGTGGATATCTCGATCGTATTCGCGAGTTTGAAATGATGGAACTAAAACCTGAATTGCACAGTTATCGTCGCACCTTAATTGGTATGACCGATGAGTATGAGCGTGCTGTAAAGGCCGTAACAGATGTGAAAGACAATGAATATGTCGATTTCCATGCTCGTCGCCTGGTTGAAATGGCTGGTAATATTGTAATGGGATATTTATTAGTATTGGATACTCAGCGTGATGATAAATTCCGCATTTCAACCGATATCATTATCAAACGAGGTAAAGCTGATAACCATTCAAAAGCCGGATTTATCTTTAACTCATCAATTGATGATTTAGGATTTTATAAACAAAACTAG
- a CDS encoding cysteate synthase, translating to MVKEFKPTLYKLESVASGKQFDDEGWTLDAPGEMTLVRAIYEKKQIEVKDSSYGVFRFADWLPVHKMLEGSSAPVTYKSEGLAKYLGLTDLFITFSGYWPEKGANFRTCSFKETEAFSVGGRLQLDGDTILVVASAGNTARAFARVCSDNNIPLLLCVPEDNKDALWFDSPINDNVKLVVTKSGSDYFDAIHLSNLACELDGFIAEGGAKNVARRDGMGTTALSAVTEIGRIPDYYFQAVGSGTGAIAAWEANKRLIEDGRFGSNFMKLMVSQNHPFLPIHDAWKADSRAMLPLDDDVARKQVEEIDAKVLSNRKPPYSITGGLYDAMKEAGGDVLKATNTEAAEAARLFEELEGNDIHSAASVATATLINAVKEGLVKKDDCIMLNITGGGEKRIKKDKEVTYLEPSYVFDINPPLEKVQEVMDILFKK from the coding sequence ATGGTTAAAGAATTTAAGCCTACACTTTATAAGTTAGAGTCAGTAGCCAGCGGAAAACAATTCGATGATGAAGGCTGGACTTTAGATGCACCGGGAGAAATGACATTGGTGCGCGCAATCTACGAAAAGAAACAAATTGAAGTAAAAGACTCGTCGTACGGAGTATTCCGTTTTGCCGATTGGTTACCTGTACATAAGATGCTAGAGGGCTCATCAGCTCCGGTAACATACAAAAGCGAAGGCTTAGCCAAGTATTTAGGCTTGACTGATTTATTTATAACCTTCAGCGGATATTGGCCTGAGAAAGGTGCTAATTTTCGAACTTGCTCATTCAAAGAAACCGAAGCTTTTTCGGTGGGTGGGCGTTTACAACTCGATGGAGATACCATTTTAGTAGTAGCTTCAGCTGGTAATACAGCTCGTGCATTTGCCCGTGTTTGTTCCGATAATAATATTCCATTGTTGCTTTGTGTACCTGAGGATAACAAAGATGCACTTTGGTTCGATAGCCCAATTAACGATAATGTTAAGTTGGTAGTAACCAAATCAGGATCGGATTATTTCGATGCTATTCATTTATCTAATTTAGCTTGTGAGCTGGATGGTTTTATTGCAGAGGGAGGAGCAAAAAACGTAGCTCGTCGCGATGGAATGGGAACAACTGCTTTATCAGCCGTTACCGAAATAGGTCGTATACCTGATTATTATTTTCAGGCAGTGGGTAGTGGTACTGGTGCCATTGCAGCTTGGGAAGCTAATAAACGGTTGATCGAAGATGGCCGTTTTGGTTCTAATTTTATGAAACTGATGGTATCGCAAAATCATCCTTTTTTACCAATACATGACGCATGGAAAGCCGATTCACGTGCGATGTTGCCGCTTGATGATGATGTTGCTCGTAAGCAGGTTGAAGAAATTGATGCCAAAGTTTTATCAAATCGTAAACCTCCTTATTCAATTACTGGTGGATTATACGATGCCATGAAAGAAGCTGGTGGCGATGTTTTAAAAGCAACTAATACCGAGGCTGCAGAAGCTGCCCGTTTGTTCGAAGAGTTGGAAGGAAACGATATACATAGTGCTGCTTCAGTGGCTACTGCTACTTTAATCAATGCAGTTAAAGAAGGTCTCGTTAAAAAAGACGACTGCATAATGCTTAATATTACTGGTGGTGGCGAAAAGAGAATTAAAAAAGACAAGGAAGTAACTTACCTCGAACCATCTTATGTGTTTGACATTAATCCGCCATTAGAAAAGGTGCAAGAAGTTATGGATATTCTATTTAAAAAATAG
- a CDS encoding PhnA domain-containing protein — MSVQKALIERSGGKCELCSAEDNLSVYEVPPVENSTAENSIMVCPTCLAQINEPESMDPNHWRCLNDSMWSTEPAVQVMAYRLLNRMKAEGWPQDLLDMLYLDDETLAWAKADNEGDDALKYIDSNGAELKAGDSVVLIKDLNVKGGGFTAKRGTPVRNIGLAADDPEHIVGKVNGQTIYILTKFVKKN; from the coding sequence ATGAGTGTTCAAAAAGCTTTAATAGAGCGTAGTGGTGGAAAATGTGAATTGTGTTCTGCCGAAGACAATTTAAGTGTATATGAGGTACCTCCGGTAGAAAATAGTACAGCCGAAAATTCAATCATGGTTTGTCCAACCTGTTTAGCTCAAATCAACGAACCTGAATCGATGGATCCTAATCATTGGAGATGTTTAAACGATAGTATGTGGAGTACCGAACCAGCAGTACAGGTAATGGCTTATCGTTTACTAAATCGTATGAAGGCCGAAGGATGGCCGCAGGATTTGTTGGATATGCTCTATTTAGATGACGAAACATTAGCATGGGCTAAAGCTGATAACGAAGGTGACGATGCACTAAAATATATTGATAGCAACGGAGCTGAGTTAAAAGCAGGTGATTCTGTTGTATTAATTAAAGATTTAAATGTAAAAGGTGGTGGATTTACTGCAAAGCGTGGTACTCCTGTACGTAATATTGGTTTAGCAGCCGACGATCCTGAGCATATTGTTGGTAAGGTAAATGGTCAAACCATTTATATTCTTACTAAATTTGTAAAGAAAAACTAA
- a CDS encoding arsinothricin resistance N-acetyltransferase ArsN1 family B — translation MIRTVEVADVQDICNIYNYYIENTFVTFEEQKVTAEQMQERISNVQQKFDWFVYEKEGEVIGYCYATGWRARSAYRFSVETTVYLKNGYEGNGVGTQLYRHLIKELIKKDIHSFIGGISLPNETSIALHEKLGFQKIAHFREVGQKFNKWIDVGYWQLVL, via the coding sequence ATGATACGAACTGTTGAGGTTGCTGATGTGCAGGATATTTGTAACATTTATAATTATTACATTGAAAATACCTTTGTTACTTTTGAGGAGCAAAAGGTTACTGCTGAGCAAATGCAGGAACGTATAAGTAATGTGCAGCAAAAATTCGATTGGTTTGTTTATGAGAAGGAAGGCGAAGTTATTGGATATTGTTACGCTACGGGCTGGAGAGCCCGTTCGGCGTATCGATTCTCGGTTGAAACAACCGTATATCTTAAAAATGGCTATGAAGGTAATGGCGTTGGGACTCAACTTTATCGCCATTTAATTAAAGAACTCATTAAAAAAGATATTCATTCGTTTATTGGAGGAATATCGTTACCCAACGAAACCAGTATTGCCCTTCACGAAAAGTTGGGATTTCAAAAAATAGCTCATTTCCGTGAGGTAGGACAAAAATTCAATAAATGGATTGATGTCGGTTACTGGCAGCTTGTGTTATAA
- a CDS encoding S1-like domain-containing RNA-binding protein has translation MIGKYNTLKVVKEVDFGVYLDGGEEYGEILLPTRYVPENTQVDDELEVFIYLDSEDRVIATTEKPFAIVGEFALLQVKSVTKVGAFLDWGLMKDLLVPFREQEEKMEEGKTYPVYIYLDEESNRIVATSKLYTVLNNLLPDYEVGQEVDLFVYAKADIGYRVVVNDLHSGMLYHNQLFQPIKLGDKLKGFVQKVREDDKIDVALQKPGFEAIEGQAGEVLNLLKERGGYLAVSDKSPAELIYKMFKMSKKSFKKAIGTLYKQRIITIEEEGIKLIK, from the coding sequence ATGATAGGTAAGTACAATACACTCAAGGTAGTAAAAGAAGTTGATTTTGGTGTTTATTTGGATGGCGGTGAAGAATATGGTGAGATATTGCTTCCAACACGTTATGTACCCGAAAACACACAAGTTGACGATGAACTGGAGGTATTTATTTATCTTGATTCGGAAGATAGAGTTATTGCCACTACCGAAAAACCGTTTGCCATTGTAGGTGAATTTGCCCTGTTACAAGTTAAATCGGTAACCAAAGTAGGTGCTTTTCTTGATTGGGGTTTAATGAAAGATCTTTTAGTTCCTTTTAGGGAGCAGGAAGAAAAAATGGAAGAGGGTAAAACCTACCCTGTTTATATTTATCTCGATGAAGAAAGCAATCGTATTGTAGCTACTTCGAAATTATATACAGTACTCAATAACCTACTGCCCGATTACGAGGTGGGTCAGGAAGTGGACTTATTTGTATATGCCAAAGCTGATATAGGTTACCGTGTTGTGGTAAACGATTTACATTCGGGGATGTTGTACCATAACCAACTGTTTCAACCTATTAAATTAGGCGATAAGCTAAAAGGCTTTGTTCAGAAAGTACGCGAAGACGATAAAATTGACGTAGCCCTTCAAAAACCCGGATTTGAAGCTATTGAAGGACAAGCCGGAGAAGTATTAAATCTGTTAAAAGAAAGAGGTGGCTATTTAGCTGTTTCGGATAAAAGCCCTGCAGAGTTAATCTACAAAATGTTTAAGATGAGTAAAAAGAGTTTTAAAAAAGCCATTGGAACTCTTTATAAACAGCGCATAATTACAATTGAAGAAGAAGGCATCAAACTGATTAAATAA